A stretch of the Bacillus sp. B-jedd genome encodes the following:
- a CDS encoding PhoH family protein — protein MAENPKIIQLQLENPNEAITLFGNSDTNLKILEQELRVSIISRGEVINVAGPEDQAELAASVMEKLAYVIRKGISIGPRDVLYAIELARKGTLEYFENLFEEEIAKNSKGKSIRAKTIGQGYYINAIKKHDMVFGIGPAGTGKTYLAVVMAVAALKNGSVNKIILTRPAVEAGESLGFLPGDLKEKVDPYLRPLYDALHDVLGMEHTVRLIERGTIEIAPLAYMRGRTLDEAFVILDEAQNTTHAQMKMFLTRLGFGSKMIITGDKTQIDLPKGAKSGLVSAEEILGQVKGISFVLLEQSDVVRHPLVGRIINAYGKVE, from the coding sequence ATGGCAGAAAATCCAAAAATTATCCAACTTCAGCTTGAAAATCCAAATGAGGCCATCACTCTTTTTGGAAACTCTGATACGAACCTGAAAATTCTGGAACAGGAATTGAGGGTGTCGATTATTTCGAGGGGAGAAGTCATTAATGTGGCTGGTCCAGAAGACCAGGCAGAACTTGCCGCCTCGGTGATGGAAAAGCTTGCATACGTAATCAGGAAAGGAATCAGCATCGGCCCGCGTGACGTCTTATATGCAATAGAACTCGCGAGGAAAGGAACCCTCGAATATTTTGAAAATTTATTCGAAGAGGAAATCGCCAAGAATTCCAAAGGGAAATCCATTCGGGCGAAAACAATCGGACAGGGTTATTACATTAATGCGATCAAGAAGCACGATATGGTATTTGGAATCGGTCCAGCCGGTACAGGAAAAACATATCTGGCGGTTGTGATGGCAGTTGCCGCATTGAAAAATGGCAGCGTGAACAAAATCATCTTGACCAGGCCTGCTGTTGAAGCTGGTGAGAGTCTTGGTTTCCTTCCGGGAGATCTGAAGGAAAAGGTAGATCCCTATTTAAGGCCGCTCTATGATGCCCTACATGATGTTCTAGGCATGGAGCACACTGTCAGGCTGATTGAACGCGGCACGATTGAAATAGCTCCTCTTGCCTATATGAGGGGGCGGACCCTTGATGAAGCTTTTGTCATCCTCGATGAAGCACAGAACACAACCCATGCCCAAATGAAAATGTTCCTGACACGGCTCGGTTTTGGTTCGAAAATGATTATCACCGGGGATAAAACACAAATTGATTTGCCGAAAGGTGCAAAATCCGGACTGGTTTCAGCCGAGGAGATACTGGGCCAAGTGAAAGGAATTTCTTTTGTCCTTCTTGAGCAAAGCGATGTCGTACGCCATCCACTCGTCGGAAGAATCATAAATGCTTATGGCAAAGTTGAGTAA
- the yqfD gene encoding sporulation protein YqfD translates to MKNEWMEFFRGKVTVRLSGNGNERFLNTLARNGFLLWNVKRKGPDTIQFTLRLTDAFQIRRHVRGTGLKISFISRKGYPFLIKRILKNSGFLIGGFLFLIIFMLLSNIVWGIEIKGAKPETEYQIRKELDKIGVKPGKLMFFLDSVETIQRNLTNEVGAITWVGVELRGTTYHLRVVEKNEPKEMEYLTPRHLIAKKEAVVVNYFIEKGKKLFDVNDRVVPGQMLVSGLIGREGEEEAIAAKGEVWGETLYKGYAELPLSATFQVFNGLEQQKHYLRFGGFSIPVWGFGKVEFKNYETETAAVNPKIYKWKLPVAYVNKTMREREEVTRVYTKEEAVKKAAELAKLDLKKRIDENAIIKEEKILHRTISNGKVKLSILYTVIENIAIGQPIIQGD, encoded by the coding sequence ATGAAAAATGAATGGATGGAGTTTTTCAGGGGAAAAGTGACTGTCAGGCTGTCGGGAAATGGCAATGAACGCTTTCTTAATACGCTGGCCAGAAATGGCTTTCTTCTATGGAACGTTAAAAGAAAAGGTCCCGATACAATCCAATTTACCCTCAGGCTGACAGACGCCTTCCAAATCCGCAGGCATGTAAGGGGTACCGGTTTGAAGATATCATTTATCAGCCGGAAAGGGTATCCGTTTTTAATAAAACGGATATTAAAAAATAGTGGTTTTTTGATCGGCGGCTTCCTGTTTTTGATTATCTTTATGTTGTTATCAAATATTGTTTGGGGTATAGAAATAAAAGGAGCTAAACCGGAAACGGAGTATCAGATCAGGAAAGAATTGGACAAGATTGGGGTTAAGCCAGGAAAGCTGATGTTTTTCCTTGATAGCGTAGAAACAATCCAGAGGAACCTGACGAACGAGGTTGGTGCTATAACATGGGTTGGTGTGGAACTCCGGGGGACAACCTATCATCTTAGGGTTGTCGAGAAAAATGAGCCCAAAGAAATGGAGTACCTGACTCCAAGACATCTGATTGCCAAAAAGGAAGCGGTAGTTGTTAACTATTTTATTGAGAAAGGGAAAAAACTTTTTGATGTAAATGACCGGGTCGTGCCTGGCCAGATGCTCGTATCGGGATTGATTGGCAGAGAAGGTGAAGAAGAAGCGATAGCCGCAAAAGGCGAAGTCTGGGGGGAAACCCTTTACAAAGGCTATGCGGAACTGCCTTTATCAGCCACATTCCAAGTATTCAATGGGCTGGAACAGCAAAAACATTATTTGCGGTTTGGCGGCTTCAGTATCCCGGTTTGGGGTTTTGGCAAGGTGGAATTCAAGAATTATGAAACAGAAACAGCAGCAGTTAATCCGAAGATTTACAAGTGGAAATTGCCTGTTGCGTACGTAAACAAGACAATGAGGGAGCGGGAAGAGGTCACCCGCGTGTATACGAAGGAAGAAGCGGTTAAAAAGGCAGCTGAATTAGCAAAATTGGATTTAAAAAAACGCATAGATGAAAATGCTATCATTAAAGAGGAGAAAATTTTGCACCGTACGATTTCCAATGGTAAAGTTAAACTGTCTATCTTATACACCGTAATTGAAAATATCGCAATAGGACAACCGATTATTCAAGGAGATTAA
- the yqfC gene encoding sporulation protein YqfC: MAKKWGHSLRKWISIKMDLPQDVTMDLPRITMIGQIHIYIENHRGLLTFTDRELRLLLKKGQLLIKGKAFVIKTILPEEILLEGKIDQVVYINEETGGSK, encoded by the coding sequence ATGGCGAAGAAATGGGGCCATTCACTCCGAAAATGGATATCGATAAAAATGGATCTTCCTCAAGATGTCACGATGGATTTACCAAGAATTACGATGATTGGACAAATCCATATCTATATAGAAAATCATAGAGGGCTGTTGACCTTTACAGACCGGGAACTTAGACTGCTGCTGAAAAAGGGGCAGCTTTTGATAAAAGGCAAGGCCTTTGTCATTAAGACGATTTTGCCGGAAGAAATATTACTGGAAGGAAAAATAGACCAGGTTGTCTATATAAACGAAGAAACCGGGGGATCTAAATGA
- the floA gene encoding flotillin-like protein FloA (flotillin-like protein involved in membrane lipid rafts) codes for MLTSETIFLFAIVAVAIILFAILLSFVPVMLWISALAAGVRVSIFTLIGMRLRRVTPHRVINPLIKAHKAGLNVTTNQLESHYLAGGNVDRVVNALIAAHRANIELSFERSAAIDLAGRDVLEAVQMSVNPKVIETPFIAGVAMNGIEVKAKARITVRANIDRLVGGAGEETVVARVGEGVVSTIGSSENHSKVLENPDLISQTVLAKGLDAGTAFEILSIDIADVDIGKNIGAELQTEQAEADKKIAQAKAEERRAMAVASEQEMRARVEEMRARVVEAEAEVPLAMADALKTGNFGVMDYMNFRNISADTDMRDSIGKMGKDKKKDGQ; via the coding sequence ATGTTAACGAGTGAAACGATTTTTTTATTTGCCATTGTAGCTGTAGCAATCATTTTATTTGCCATTTTATTATCCTTTGTGCCGGTGATGCTGTGGATTTCAGCACTGGCTGCGGGGGTAAGGGTCAGCATTTTCACCCTGATTGGTATGAGGCTTCGCCGAGTAACGCCGCACAGAGTGATCAATCCGCTTATTAAAGCCCATAAAGCTGGCCTTAACGTAACAACAAACCAGCTTGAAAGCCATTATTTGGCGGGGGGAAATGTTGACAGGGTGGTAAATGCCCTGATTGCAGCCCACAGAGCCAATATCGAACTTTCCTTTGAAAGGAGCGCGGCCATCGACCTTGCGGGGCGGGACGTGCTTGAAGCAGTGCAAATGAGTGTTAACCCGAAAGTAATTGAAACACCATTCATCGCGGGTGTCGCGATGAACGGTATTGAGGTAAAAGCCAAGGCCAGAATTACGGTAAGGGCAAATATCGACCGCCTAGTCGGGGGAGCCGGGGAAGAAACAGTTGTGGCCAGGGTCGGTGAAGGGGTCGTATCAACAATTGGTTCTTCGGAAAACCATAGTAAAGTACTTGAAAATCCTGATCTGATTTCCCAAACAGTCCTGGCGAAAGGACTTGATGCCGGAACAGCGTTTGAAATCCTCTCGATTGACATTGCCGACGTTGATATCGGCAAGAATATCGGTGCGGAGCTGCAAACCGAGCAGGCTGAAGCGGATAAGAAAATCGCCCAGGCAAAAGCGGAAGAGCGCCGTGCGATGGCTGTCGCCAGCGAACAAGAGATGCGCGCAAGGGTAGAAGAGATGCGGGCACGTGTTGTCGAGGCGGAAGCTGAAGTTCCGTTAGCAATGGCAGACGCGCTGAAGACTGGCAACTTTGGAGTCATGGATTATATGAATTTCCGTAATATCTCTGCTGATACCGATATGAGAGATTCAATCGGTAAAATGGGCAAGGATAAAAAGAAAGATGGCCAGTAA